The proteins below come from a single Salvelinus fontinalis isolate EN_2023a chromosome 1, ASM2944872v1, whole genome shotgun sequence genomic window:
- the LOC129863469 gene encoding ras-related protein Rab-4A-like isoform X1, producing MSETYDFLFKFLVIGNAGTGKSCLLHQFIEKRFKDDSNHTIGVEFGSKIINVGNKYVKLQIWDTAGQERFRSVTRSYYRGAAGALLVYDITSRETYNALTNWLTDARMLASQNIVIILCGNKKDLDADREVTFLEASRFAQENELMFLETSALTGENVEEAFVQCARKILNKIESGELDPERMGSGIQYGDAALRQLRSPRRGQAESAQECGC from the exons ATGTCTGAGACATACG ACTTCCTGTTCAAATTCCTAGTGATTGGGAATGCCGGAACTGGAAAATCATGTCTTCTTCACCAGTTTATTGAGAAGAGAT TCAAAGACGATTCGAATCACACCATCGGAGTGGAGTTTGGCTCAAAGATAATCAACGTGGGGAACAAATATGTCAAACTCCAAATCTGGGACACTGCAGGACAAGAGAGATTCAG ATCTGTGACGCGGAGTTACTACAGAGGCGCTGCAGGAGCGCTGCTTGTGTATGACATCACCAG CCGGGAAACCTACAACGCCTTGACCAACTGGCTGACAGACGCCAGGATGCTGGCCAGCCAAAATATTGTCATCATCCTGTGTGGTAACAAGAAGGACTTGGACGCAGACAGGGAGGTCACCTTCCTGGAGGCGTCTCGCTTTGCTCAGGAAAATG AGCTGATGTTTCTGGAGACCAGTGCTCTGACAGGGGAGAACGTGGAGGAGGCCTTTGTGCAGTGTGCTAGGAAAATTCTCAACAAGATAGAGTCGG gAGAGTTGGACCCGGAGCGGATGGGATCAGGGATCCAGTACGGAGACGCGGCGCTGCGACAGCTGCGCTCCCCTCGCAGGGGACAGGCCGAGAGCGCCCAGGAATGTGGCTGTTAG
- the LOC129863469 gene encoding ras-related protein Rab-4A-like isoform X2 produces MSETYDFLFKFLVIGNAGTGKSCLLHQFIEKRFKDDSNHTIGVEFGSKIINVGNKYVKLQIWDTAGQERFRSVTRSYYRGAAGALLVYDITSRETYNALTNWLTDARMLASQNIVIILCGNKKDLDADREVTFLEASRFAQENELMFLETSALTGENVEEAFVQCARKILNKIESELDPERMGSGIQYGDAALRQLRSPRRGQAESAQECGC; encoded by the exons ATGTCTGAGACATACG ACTTCCTGTTCAAATTCCTAGTGATTGGGAATGCCGGAACTGGAAAATCATGTCTTCTTCACCAGTTTATTGAGAAGAGAT TCAAAGACGATTCGAATCACACCATCGGAGTGGAGTTTGGCTCAAAGATAATCAACGTGGGGAACAAATATGTCAAACTCCAAATCTGGGACACTGCAGGACAAGAGAGATTCAG ATCTGTGACGCGGAGTTACTACAGAGGCGCTGCAGGAGCGCTGCTTGTGTATGACATCACCAG CCGGGAAACCTACAACGCCTTGACCAACTGGCTGACAGACGCCAGGATGCTGGCCAGCCAAAATATTGTCATCATCCTGTGTGGTAACAAGAAGGACTTGGACGCAGACAGGGAGGTCACCTTCCTGGAGGCGTCTCGCTTTGCTCAGGAAAATG AGCTGATGTTTCTGGAGACCAGTGCTCTGACAGGGGAGAACGTGGAGGAGGCCTTTGTGCAGTGTGCTAGGAAAATTCTCAACAAGATAGAGTCGG AGTTGGACCCGGAGCGGATGGGATCAGGGATCCAGTACGGAGACGCGGCGCTGCGACAGCTGCGCTCCCCTCGCAGGGGACAGGCCGAGAGCGCCCAGGAATGTGGCTGTTAG